In Terriglobales bacterium, a genomic segment contains:
- the rpoN gene encoding RNA polymerase factor sigma-54, translating into MQLQTKLNLKVTQKQILTPGLVQMVSVLALNKLELKDMINAEMVENPVLEELESPVPSIDDVSRSEEKNDRASVAAEEANGQERQRDPFEEIDFGSYFRDYLDPGYRSPAAEITERPSFENFLSSPTTLTDHLMWQLRSLHLRDQVRAAAELIIGNLNEDGYLTATDEELLAAARGQRMAEPADVAPAEEESPEPEVGPEDEPAEAVASEEPAESGAALPEVQPEVATAADEGAEGEGAEDEGSNVISMPSPAAAEPEFDAEALREAHAVVRQLDPVGVGARDLRECLLAQLEYQQQLRQQLELEVEEDLDQVLTDCIAVVSDHLKALEGRQQKEIARAIGRPAEAVERAVSYLRTLDPRPGLRYNRSEPRLIEPEVAFVKQGEEYLIVMNDEDVPQLRLNPAYRRLLNRDGADREVRTYVKERYRSAVQLIKNIEQRRQTIQRVCQVILDRQRDFLDQGMDHLKPMMIKEVAEEIGVHPSTVSRAVANKYVHTPQGVLELRYFFSEGVQGPEGSTTSLLVLKQRVKKLIEEEDPTRPLTDEQITRILQSQGIQVTRRTVAKYREDMRIPSTHQRRVKK; encoded by the coding sequence ATGCAACTCCAGACCAAACTCAACCTCAAGGTCACGCAGAAGCAGATCCTGACCCCTGGTCTGGTGCAGATGGTCAGCGTCCTTGCGCTCAACAAGCTGGAGCTCAAGGACATGATCAACGCCGAGATGGTGGAGAACCCGGTGCTGGAGGAACTGGAGTCGCCCGTCCCCTCCATCGACGACGTCTCGCGAAGCGAGGAGAAGAACGATCGCGCCAGCGTCGCCGCGGAAGAGGCCAACGGACAGGAGCGCCAGCGCGACCCGTTCGAGGAGATCGATTTCGGCTCCTACTTCCGCGACTACCTCGACCCGGGCTACCGCAGCCCGGCGGCCGAAATCACCGAGCGCCCGTCGTTTGAGAACTTCCTTTCATCACCGACCACCCTGACCGACCACTTGATGTGGCAGTTGCGTTCGCTGCACCTGCGGGACCAGGTGCGCGCCGCCGCCGAGCTGATCATCGGCAATCTGAACGAGGACGGCTATCTCACCGCGACGGACGAGGAATTACTGGCCGCGGCCCGTGGGCAGCGGATGGCGGAACCTGCCGACGTCGCTCCGGCAGAGGAAGAGTCGCCAGAGCCCGAGGTGGGGCCGGAGGACGAACCCGCGGAGGCTGTGGCATCCGAGGAGCCTGCAGAGAGCGGAGCGGCTCTACCGGAAGTCCAACCCGAGGTGGCCACGGCGGCGGACGAAGGCGCCGAGGGCGAAGGCGCCGAAGACGAAGGCAGCAACGTCATCTCCATGCCGTCACCGGCGGCGGCCGAGCCCGAGTTCGACGCGGAGGCGTTGAGAGAGGCCCACGCGGTAGTTCGCCAGCTCGATCCGGTCGGTGTGGGGGCGCGCGATTTGCGCGAGTGCCTGCTGGCCCAACTTGAGTACCAGCAGCAACTGCGCCAGCAACTGGAGCTGGAGGTTGAGGAAGATCTCGACCAGGTCCTGACCGACTGCATTGCGGTGGTGAGTGACCACCTGAAGGCGCTGGAGGGCCGCCAACAGAAGGAGATCGCCCGCGCTATCGGTCGCCCGGCGGAGGCGGTGGAGCGCGCCGTGAGCTACCTGCGCACGCTCGATCCGCGCCCCGGCCTGCGCTACAACCGCAGCGAACCGCGGCTCATCGAGCCGGAAGTCGCTTTCGTCAAGCAGGGCGAGGAGTACCTCATTGTGATGAACGATGAGGACGTTCCCCAACTGCGGCTCAATCCCGCCTACCGGCGCTTGCTGAACCGGGATGGCGCCGACCGCGAGGTGCGAACCTACGTGAAGGAGCGTTACCGGTCGGCAGTGCAGCTCATCAAGAACATCGAGCAGCGTCGTCAGACCATCCAGCGCGTCTGCCAGGTGATCCTGGACCGGCAACGGGATTTCCTCGACCAGGGCATGGACCACCTGAAACCCATGATGATCAAGGAGGTGGCCGAAGAGATCGGGGTGCATCCCTCCACGGTGAGCCGGGCGGTGGCCAATAAGTACGTCCACACGCCGCAGGGTGTGCTGGAGCTGCGCTACTTCTTCAGCGAGGGCGTACAGGGCCCGGAGGGCAGCACGACCTCTCTGCTGGTACTGAAGCAGCGGGTCAAGAAACTGATCGAAGAAGAAGATCCCACCCGGCCGTTGACCGACGAGCAGATCACCCGCATCCTCCAGTCGCAGGGCATCCAGGTCACTCGCCGCACGGTCGCGAAGTACCGGGAAGACATGCGCATCCCGAGCACCCACCAGCGCCGAGTCAAAAAATAG